In Helianthus annuus cultivar XRQ/B chromosome 9, HanXRQr2.0-SUNRISE, whole genome shotgun sequence, the following are encoded in one genomic region:
- the LOC110878480 gene encoding uncharacterized protein LOC110878480, which yields MNDDYEAEQKKQSAADVMFQYSNFVMACVGFQARPCDMRLHLMKEISGMPSSLKRETSQVAASPDAMGETSSSGTARLDKADSFRAL from the exons GCTGAGCAGAAGAAGCAAAGTGCTGCCGATGTTATGTTTCAGTATTCGAATTTTGTAATGGCATGTGTTGGATTTCAAGCTCGGCCTTGTGACATGAGATTGCATTTGATGAAG GAGATATCGGGGATGCCATCTTCACTAAAAAGGGAGACATCCCAAGTGGCTGCATCTCCAGATGCAATGGGGGAGACATCAAGCTCTGGTACTGCAAGACTTGACAAAGCCGACAGTTTTCGCGCGTTGTAA